In the genome of Deltaproteobacteria bacterium, the window GGCAAGCCCGGGAGCGGACCTGCCGCCTATATGGGCAAGCAGCAGGTGTCGGTGAAGAAAAACGGGAATCTCCCCTCATGGTTCGGCCTTGCCAAGAACATGACGACCGAAATCATCATCGTGGTGCCTCCTGAATAGTTGAGACCGTAAGACGCCAAAGCGATTGGTTTCTCGCAAAGGACGCGGAGAAAGAACTGGGGTTACAGCCGTAGGGCGCCAGGGCTATGGGCCTCACGCGGAGACGCAGGGACGCAGAGAATGGATTAAATTGAATAAGAGGGGATCAAAACCCTTTTTTGGTTTTCCTCTGTGACCTCTGCGTACTCTAGTGAGCGTAGCGAACGAGCGAGAGGAAATGATTTTAAGTTGCGAAGGTGCCGGCGGTTGCATGGGGGCACAAAGAGGAGGAGAAAAATGTCAGACGTAATTGATTACAAGATCCACGGGAACGACATGCAGATAGTTGAGATCGAACTGGACCCGGGCGAGGGGGTCCAGGCAGAGGCCGGGGCCATGATGTTCATGGAGGGCGGCATCGAGATGGCGACGGCCGCCAGCGGCGAGGGCCTGTTCCTGGCCACCCTCACCGGCCCGGGCAAGGTATACCTCCAGGGGCTGCCCCTTTCGCGGTTGGCCGACCGCATCATGGCAGCCTCGGGCGGAGGCAGCGATAAGGGCGAAGAGCGCATGGGCGGCCTTATGGGCAAGCTGCTGGGCGGAGACTGATCGATGACGGAGGGGAGATCATGAGGATAAAAGGAATGAAGCGAATCGTCTTGATGCTAGCCATGGCCACAGCCGTAATTCTCACCTGTGCCGGGACCGGCTGGGCCGATGAGGGTAAAGACCATCCCCTGATCAAGCGATATCCGGGCTCCGAAATAGGGAAATATTTCGTAAAGGATTTTGACGAGGTCCAGATGCCCACAGGCAAGTCAGGGCGAAAAGGCTTTGCCGATACGATCACCGTCAAGGGCAAGGTCACGGGCATCATCTACCGCAACCCTAAAAAGAGGTCGACCCTGGAGATATACGAAAACTACGAGCAGGCCATGAAAAGCGCCGGGTTCGAGTTTCTATTCACCTGCGCGGACAAGGCCTGCGGTGTGCCCGGGGTAGCAGACCCCCTCCTCAGCTACAGGTGGGCATGCTTCGAACAGCGCCACGCCACCGGCAAGCTTGCCAGGCCGGAGGGCGATATCTTCGTGAATCTCCACGTCTGCAAAGGTATCAACAAAACGTTCCTGGGAATCGTGGAGTCAAAGCCCATGGAAACGGGACTGGTCAAGGTTGATGCCAATGCGCTGGCAAACGAGATCGACCGCACAGGGCACGCTTCCATCTACGGGATCTACTTTGACACCGACAAGACGGACGTGAAACCCGAGTCCGAGCAGGCGTTAGGCGAGATCGCGCAACTCATGAAGAACAGGCCCGACCTGAAGCTTTTCGTGGTTGGCCACACCGACAGCGTGGGGAACCTTGACTACAACAAGGACCTTTCCATACGCCGCGCAAGAGCCGTGGTAGAGGTTCTTGCCGGTAAGTACGATATCCCCAGGAGCAGGCTGCGGGGCGAAGGGGTCGGCCCACTTGCGCCGGTCCTGGCAAACACCAGCGACGGCGGGCGGGCCAAGAACCGGCGGGTTGAGCTTGTGAAGCAATAGGAGGATTTTCCCATGACGATAAAAAGATTCACTCTTTTTGCACTTCCTCCTGGTTTCCAGTAACGCCGACCAGGACCAAGATCAGACAGCCTGTGTGGGTAGGTGCACCTGATTTCGGAAACCCAAAGAAGGAGGACTGATACATGAAAACACTAATTAAAAGAGGATGGGTTTCAATTACGGTCATTGTTTTGGGGTTTGCCCTGTTTGCTATAACAGCCTTAAGTGCTACTCGGGCTGTTGCGGACGTTGTTTATCAAGACAATCGCGAGACTATCTCGGTAACATTGTTGCCATACAATCAGGAATACTCGTATTGCGAAGATGGGTCGTTTTCGCCCAAAGACTTCGTTGTCCTGGGTTACGTGAGCCGGGATAAATCAGGTGTTTGCACCAAGAAAATCTATTCACTTGGCATGACAGGCAGCGAAGGTGTGAAATGGCTTAGCAAACCCGCCTGCCGATTTGACAATGAACAAGTGGACTTCCATCCTTATTCTAGTGGGACGCTTTACAATGTGTGTAAGAACAAGGGTCCGATTGACGTAACAATTGAACAACCGCTCAAAATAAGCATGTACGACAAGAAAAACCGTCTGGTCCGGGAGGTAAGTGCAGGTTCGGCCACCGCTCTGGTACACTGCCCGGAAATAGTACCGGCCCATCCTCCAACTGGATCCGCGCCGCGAGTTCTCACGGGCAGCAGCTGTACCCGCGGTATTGACTGTCCTCCACGTAACAACTCCATGGCTCTTGGCGGAAATCGAGGCGGAGGAACTCAGGGAAACACTTCGTCGCAGCCAATTTGCACCCAAACGGCTTCCGAAGCCGGAACTGAGCAACCTGCGAATGCAATTGATCCGATTCCGCGGACATGGCAGAAACCGCGAGTCGTGAACAGGGTGCCGCTGGCCGGTGAACGTACCGTGAGTTCGCCACGTATTAAGGCACTCCCACAACGTGCCAAGCCGGTAACGCCACAATGGCAGGCTCCACGCCCCGTGAACAGGGGGCCGGTGGCGGTGGCACGGACAGCGAGTTCCCCCGGGGTCAGGGCTCCAGCGCCGGGTGCCAGGTCTGTCACCACTTCAAGGCAAACACCCGGACAAAGGGGAATAATTGTTGGCACAGCACGGGAGTCTGGCACCAGAGGGATTGTGGTTGGCACATGTCGGGATCTTCAGAAACGGCCGATACGTAATCCCGTTGTTGGCAATGACGGGACTGGGAGACTTCTGTTTCCTTTGTCCGATGGACGCACGATGGTGCTTCCTGACGGAATATACAAGGATAACAGCGGTATCAGAATACATATGCTCGGTGGGCGCATCGTGATGGTCGACGGTATTCTCCCCCGCAGACGGTAGTGGCGACAAAGTCTTGGGGTCGGACCCCACTACTCAGGAACAATTTTGCGAAAGGATGCCCGCTGAAAAAGAAAAACCCCACCGCCGCATAGTCCGCTTGCGCTTCTCAAACAGCTTGAGGAACGAAAACAAAAAGCGGACAGTTCATTTGCTACAGAACCGGACAATTCTATTTGTTGCTAACACAGGCTGGAGGGTTTAAGCTGGTTAACCGGGGACGGCATCCTGGTCAAGAACGACATGAAGACTACGAGCGGGGGCCGGTCAATGACGGTGAAAACCGAGCTCTCCGACCTGAAGGTGGGGAGTCAGGACCCGTCCCTTTTCGAGGTGCCACAGGGATATAAAAAGTGGAATGCCGGGTGGGTTCACGGGCGGCATGACGCGGTCCGGGAGATAGTGACTCCGAAAGGAGATCATGATGAAGATGAGGATTATGAAAACATTCAGCATGACCGTGGTCCTGCTGGCGCTGACTGCCCTTCCCGCCCATGCCGGGTGGGTCGCGACAACCCAGGAGGACGTGTCCTATTACGGCAATGGTCTCCTGAAGCAGGTCCCGTCTTCCCAGGAGGGAGGACCAGAATCGATCATGAACTTCGCGAAGGGCACCATGACCATGGTGGACCATGGCTCACGCACATATACCACCTTCAAGTTCGAGGAGTTCTGTGCATTTCTCACGAAGATGTACGCTGATGCCCCACCGAATGTGCTTGAAATGGTAAAACAGATGAACCAGTCCAGGCCGAAACCGAATGTGACAATAAAAAAGATCGGCAAAGGGGAGACCATCGCCGGGTACGCGACAACCAAATACCAGGTCGACAACAACGGTCAGCCTGAAAGAATAGTATGGATGGCCGAGAATAGCCGTTTCAAGAGTTTTGCCGCCGCATTCTGGAAACAGGCGTCAGACGGCGTCAGGAAGATGAGACAGTGCGATGATATTGGGATAAGCGGCGAAGCGGTGGACACATCCGCGGCCTACCTTGACCTGATGAAAAAAGGCTGGCTCATGAAGGAAGAGCTCGTAAATGAGAACGAGATGGGCGCGGCATCAGGGCCCGTGGTGAAGCTGGTTGAGAAGAACCTTCCGGCCTCCACTTTCGGGGTCCCGAAAGGGTACATGAAAATCCCCCTCGCACAGTTCAACATAGGCAATTAGTCGCCCGGACATAACGGGGTTGACGGTAACAGCTCTTTAAAAATGTTAAACAATCCTGGTTTCTTATTGGAAATCTTTCCGGTAAGATGCTAACAGAATATAGGGGTTAACCATATTGCAAGGAGGATTCGGATGAAAAAAACAGGTGTAGTGTTTCTCAGTTGCCTTTTTTCGCTACTGTTCGCATCCTCGGTATTCGCCAGGGGGGGGACCTATGTAGCGCTTCGCGGCGGCGGATCATTCCTCAACAATGCGGATTATCTGGGGACACTGGATTTTGACACCGGTCTCGATGTCTCTGTTGCTGTCGGCTACAATTATATCCCCGGCCGGGTCGAGATCGAACTCGGGTCAAGGAACAACAGTTTCAGCTGCGGTGCTACCGACTGCCAGGATACAGCTTTAAGCCTTATGTTTAATACCTACGCCGAGTTCTACGACCAGCACATAGGTAGTATGAACATAAGCACGTTCATCGGCGGCGGATTGGGCATGTCCAGGGTCGCCTTAAATGTCTTCGGCGGAGACAATACCGATCTGGTTTTCTCCTACCAGATTACCTTCGGGGTTGGTCACGAACTGTCCGACACGATGACCCTCGATATCGGATACCGGTATTTTGCGACTGAAGATCCCAAATTTCAGAATGGAACGGTGAGCATCGAGAACCGGGGGAGCACCCTTTTTCTCGGGTTACGGCTGGAGATCTAAACGGATCCTTCGATCAGACCACTTGCTGTCATAGCTTCGAACACCGTCTCGGCAATGAGGCGGTGCCCCGCCTCATTGGGGTGAAGGTCCCCCCGGAGGATAAGCTCCTCCTCCGGACGCCCCTTTTCCAACTCCTGCCTCCATCGCCCGTTTACGTCGGCATAGACGACGCCGCATTCCCCGGCCACCGCCCTCATCGCATCCCAATAGGGCCCAACCTGACGTTCAGCCCAGGGCTCCGGGATGACCTCCGAGGAGAGAAGGACTACCATGGGGCATCCAGCCTCCCGGATGGGCAATATCATCCGTCCAAGGATATCCTTGAATGCCGCGGGAGATATGCCCGAAAAGGCGTCGTTGACCCCGAAATTAATAGTTACCAGGTCCGGTTTTTGGGCCAGCACGTCGGTCTCTAGACGGCAGAGGGCTTCCCGGGAGGTCTCTCCGCTCATGCCACGGTTGATGACCTTCCAGGTATGATGGGAATCGGCTTCCTTAAGGAACTGGGCGAGATACGAGACGAACCCACGGGCTACCCCGTAACCCTCCGTTATGGAATCACCGAAAGCGACATAGGTCGCATCGTTTATCATGACACAAAGAGTCTTCTGACCTCCATGGTCTCGGTATCGATGAGGCAGAAGGACATTTCCTCGCCAAAGCCCATGAGATCCCCGGGGTTCAGAAGGAGGGTGTCGCCGATACGGCGCTCGGAAAACTTGTGGGTGTGCCCGTAAAGGACGATCTGGAAATCTCCGCATACGGCAATGGACCGCGCAAAATCAGGGTGATGGAAGGCGGCGACCCTCATATCGTCGATGTCAACCGTGATGCTCCCGGCATATTCACGGATCTGGGGACACTGCTGTGGTATCATGCGGGAGATCGTCAAGGGATCGCCGTCGTTGTTCCCGATGACCAGGTAGATCCTTCCTGGAAAATCCTTGAGAATGTCCAGCATAAAGGGTGAGATGAGATCGCCGAGATGGAAAAGGGCCTGCGCCCCCTCATTCATTGCTCTCTTGACAGCCGCCGCCAAGGGTCTGCGGTGGTCATGACTATCACCCATAACAGCCAGGATCATTCTTGGGCTCCTTTTAGCGGACTACTTTTTTTTTCAGTTCCAGAAAGTCTGCTACCGCGGCCGCGTTGCCGTCGAGGGCAATTGGGGCGTTCTTCAGGGCATCCTTGGGGGCTACCTGGTATTCGGGCGCGAACGCATCTTCAAAGTACATTCTCTGGAACTCGGCGAACTTCAACTGGTGTGAGGTGGAATCCACCACAAAAGTACGGCGCCCATTTGTAAGGCCTTGATCCAGAGCCTTTTTCAGCCCGGCGATAGATTCCCCCCCCTGGGTGCATACCACGTGACCATGCCTGTTGGCGGTGAGCATGGCATCCATGATCTCCTGTTCACAGACCCTGACAATGAAAACACGGTCGTCGAAATGTTCCTCTATCAACTGCCGGACCTTGGGGAAGGAAACGGGATCACCGATCATGGCCGCCTGCGCTACGCTGGGGCTCACCGGCACAGGTTCATACTTTCCCGTTGTGCTCCAGCGGTAAACAGGGTCCGCATGTTCGCTCTGCACCCCGATAATGGTCGGAAGGGATGGAATGATCCCCAGACGGTGCAGGTCCAGAAACCCTTCCATGATCGCTGTAATATTTCCTGCATTGCCGATGGGCACCACGATAACCAGCCCTGATGTCTTCCAGTCGAGCTGCTGGGCTACTTCATAGGAATAACTCTTCTGGCCGTTAATGCGCACCGGGTTTTTGCTGTTCAGAAGAAAGACCTCATGTTTTTCCGCCAGTTCTTCCACGATCCTCATGCAGTCGTCAAATACCCCGGGCAGTTCGATTACGGTTGCGCCTGACCCAAGAGGCTGGGACAGCTGTTGAGGGGTCACTTTCCCCTTGGGGAGAAGAACCACCGACTTGACACGACCCTTTGGAAGGTAGGAAAGATATAAGGCTGCGGCCGCGCTCGTGTCTCCCGTACTGGCACAGATGCCCAACACCTGCGATATGCCACGTTTCCTGATGGAATAATTCAGGTAGCTGATGGCGCTGGCCATGCCCCTGTCCTTGAAACTGGCCGAGGGGTTGAGCCCGTCGTTCTTTACGAAGAAGGGTGCCCCAACCCATCGTGAAAGGTCATCGTTGGCCTGCACAAGCGGGGTATGGCCTTCCCCCAGATAGATGACATCCTCCGGTTCAATGGTGGGCAGAATAAGCTCGTGGAAGAGAAAGATGCCCGAAAGAGAACGGACGTTTGACATCCTGCGTCGGTCAAAAATCCTGCGCCAATCCGCTCCGGATGTCTGTTTCAGCGTGTCAAAAGAAAGGTCTGCGAGCTTGAGCAGCGAACCGCAGGAGGGACAGGTGTACAGGAACTCGTCCAGGGAATATTGGGCACCGCATCCGATGCAGCAGTATACGACGTTCCCCCTGTAGGTTGGAAAACTGTCCCTTGAACCGGTGTCCTGTCCCGTTTTGCTCATCCGTGATGTTCCCCTGAATTTTAAATATTTGGATCATCCGGGAAATAAGTACCTGGATGAGGACCATACCCCACCATTTGTCATCGCGAACCGTGTCTGAGTGAAGCGATCCCGTGGCGACCGGAGGACGCCGCAATGACCTTTTCAGCTTCGCATGAGATTGCCGCGCCTACGGTTTCACTCGGGCTCGCAATGACAGCAAAATAATAAAGGTACGCATTATTGCGATGAACCAAACAGTTTATCCGTTCTGGAAATCTTCGCGGATAATATCAGCCTTTTTAGGCCATCGCAACCGGCCATGCTGTAATCTGTTCCAGCTTCGCCGAAGGCTATGGTGGAGATAGTCATATTGCCGACATCCCTTGACAGGGGAGAAGCCCCGTTCTATTGGTGTGGGTATGGCCTCGGATAAAAAAAGCCTGCCTGGGTCCTGGCTCCCACAAGCTGCCAAATCCCCACCCCGCTGGACATCCATGTTTGTCCTGGTTCTCCTCATCCCGGTGGCGATAATCGGGTTTCTCAGTTACAGAAGCATCCGTATCGAGAGGGGGCTCATGGAAGAAACCCTGTTCCGGCAGGCCGACGGCCTGGCAAGGGGCCTGGAGGCGAGCGCGAGAACAGGGATCATGCACTCCTTCTGGGAGGAGGGATCCCTGGAAGCCCTGTTGAGGGAGACGGCGGATGAGGCGGGCGTCCTGGCCCTTATGATTGTCGGACCGGATGGAAGCATTCTGGGGTCCGGAGGCAAGCTGCCTGGAAAGAACCTCCTGGAAGAACTCCTGGCCGCACCGCCGCCGCCCGGGGAACCGCCCCAAGGCCGTTTTATCTCCAAAGCCGGCCTTTATGTTTACAGGAAACCCTTCTTCAATGCGGTGCCCAAAGGAATGGGCCGGATGATGGGCCGGATGATGAGCCAAGGCTATCAGACCAGACCCATCCCCGACAATTCATGGATCATGGTCCTCATGGACGCCAGCGCCCCCCTGTCCATGAGGGCCCGGCAGTTGAGGGTAAGTGTCCTGCTGGCCCTGCTCCTCGCCGCCGCCGCCTCCGGGATTTTGGGCTGGGTTTTCTGGAGCCAGCGTGCAAAGGAGGTGACCGCGGCCCTTTCCAGGACCGAATCCTACGCCCAGGAACTTGTCCGGCGGATGCCGGTGGGAATGATAATGGGGGACGCAAAAGGGAAGATCATAATGGTGAACCCGGCCTCTTTATCCCTCCTGAAAATAGAGGATGAAAAAGAACTCCTTGGGACCAGGATCTCCTCCATATTTCCACAGGAATTTCTTCCACCTGAGCCCATACTTCGCCGGAAAGGAACATATATTTCTGAGGGGCGCCTTCCCCTGGGGCAGGACAATGAAACGAGGATCAGCCTCACGGCGACCGCGCTGACCGGGGAGGAAAACGGCCCATCCGAAACGCTGATTCTCTTTCAGGACGTGAGCGAATTTTATTCCCTTCGGGAGAGGCTTGCGCACGCGGAAAGGCTGGCGGAGGTAGGTAAACTAGCCTCAACAGTAGCCCATGAGATCCGCAACCCGCTAAGCTCCATCCGAGGATTCGCCCAGCTTTTAAAGGACAAGGTTCCTGCAGAACATGCCCGCTACACCGAGGTGATGGTCGAGGAGGTTGACCGCCTCAACAGGGTCGTAAGCAGCCTGCTTTCCTACGCCAGGTTCGAGACCCCACATATGGAAAGCCAGCCGGTTGCCGAGGTTCTCGAACATGTCGGGGCCCTGTCTGAAAGCGACAGCCGATCCAGGGATGTTCCTTTGGAGATAGGCCGGGTATCCGGTGACCTTCACGGATATTTCGACAGAGACATGGTCATACAGGCGCTTCTCAACCTCGTGGTAAATGCCCTGGAGGCTTCGTCCCCGGGACAGCTGGTTCGACTGGAAGCCGGAACGGAAGGTGACAGGCTTGTTTTCAGTGTTACGGATGAGGGCTCAGGAATATCCGAGGAGGATGCCGACAGGGTTTTTGCTCTCTTTTACACAACCAAGGATCAAGGTACCGGCCTGGGGCTCTCCCTGGTCCGGAAGACAGCTGAACTCCACGGCGGAAAGGCCCGCATTACGACCACAAAATCCGGCAGGACAATCGCCCGCCTGGAGTTGCCGTGGATTAATGAAAAGGGGAGGACATGATGGCGGGGAGGATCTGTGTCGTCGATGACGACGCTGCCCACCGGCTGATGCTCAGCGAAGTCCTTGGGGAGGAGGGCTACGAGACCATGGAGACCCCTTCCGGTGAGGAGTGTCTGGAACTACTTTCCCAACAATCGTGCGATCTTGTCCTCTTGGACCTGAAGATGCCCGGCATCGGGGGGATGGAGACCTTGATACGGCTTAAAAGGTCCAATCCGCCCCTGCCGGTTCTCATTATGACAGCGTACGCCACCGTCCAGACGGCCATAGCAGCCCTCAAGGAAGGTGCCTACGACTATCTCATTAAACCCCTGGATATCCATGCGCTCAAGGAAGCGGTTGAGGCCGGCATTGAACCCCAAAACGGGTTGGATCAGGTGCCCTGCCTTCCTCCCGAACTCGAGGATATGAGAATTATCGCGGTCAGCGGTGTCATGCGGGACCTGCTTGCCGATGTGGCCAGGGTGGCTCCCACAGACGCTACCGTGCTTATCACCGGGGAAAGCGGGTCGGGGAAGGAGGTGCTGGCCGAGGTTGTTCACAGGTTAA includes:
- a CDS encoding porin family protein; translation: MKKTGVVFLSCLFSLLFASSVFARGGTYVALRGGGSFLNNADYLGTLDFDTGLDVSVAVGYNYIPGRVEIELGSRNNSFSCGATDCQDTALSLMFNTYAEFYDQHIGSMNISTFIGGGLGMSRVALNVFGGDNTDLVFSYQITFGVGHELSDTMTLDIGYRYFATEDPKFQNGTVSIENRGSTLFLGLRLEI
- the thrC gene encoding threonine synthase, giving the protein MSKTGQDTGSRDSFPTYRGNVVYCCIGCGAQYSLDEFLYTCPSCGSLLKLADLSFDTLKQTSGADWRRIFDRRRMSNVRSLSGIFLFHELILPTIEPEDVIYLGEGHTPLVQANDDLSRWVGAPFFVKNDGLNPSASFKDRGMASAISYLNYSIRKRGISQVLGICASTGDTSAAAALYLSYLPKGRVKSVVLLPKGKVTPQQLSQPLGSGATVIELPGVFDDCMRIVEELAEKHEVFLLNSKNPVRINGQKSYSYEVAQQLDWKTSGLVIVVPIGNAGNITAIMEGFLDLHRLGIIPSLPTIIGVQSEHADPVYRWSTTGKYEPVPVSPSVAQAAMIGDPVSFPKVRQLIEEHFDDRVFIVRVCEQEIMDAMLTANRHGHVVCTQGGESIAGLKKALDQGLTNGRRTFVVDSTSHQLKFAEFQRMYFEDAFAPEYQVAPKDALKNAPIALDGNAAAVADFLELKKKVVR
- a CDS encoding AIM24 family protein; this encodes MSDVIDYKIHGNDMQIVEIELDPGEGVQAEAGAMMFMEGGIEMATAASGEGLFLATLTGPGKVYLQGLPLSRLADRIMAASGGGSDKGEERMGGLMGKLLGGD
- a CDS encoding YfcE family phosphodiesterase, yielding MILAVMGDSHDHRRPLAAAVKRAMNEGAQALFHLGDLISPFMLDILKDFPGRIYLVIGNNDGDPLTISRMIPQQCPQIREYAGSITVDIDDMRVAAFHHPDFARSIAVCGDFQIVLYGHTHKFSERRIGDTLLLNPGDLMGFGEEMSFCLIDTETMEVRRLFVS
- a CDS encoding DUF4412 domain-containing protein produces the protein MRIMKTFSMTVVLLALTALPAHAGWVATTQEDVSYYGNGLLKQVPSSQEGGPESIMNFAKGTMTMVDHGSRTYTTFKFEEFCAFLTKMYADAPPNVLEMVKQMNQSRPKPNVTIKKIGKGETIAGYATTKYQVDNNGQPERIVWMAENSRFKSFAAAFWKQASDGVRKMRQCDDIGISGEAVDTSAAYLDLMKKGWLMKEELVNENEMGAASGPVVKLVEKNLPASTFGVPKGYMKIPLAQFNIGN
- a CDS encoding DUF4892 domain-containing protein, yielding MKRIVLMLAMATAVILTCAGTGWADEGKDHPLIKRYPGSEIGKYFVKDFDEVQMPTGKSGRKGFADTITVKGKVTGIIYRNPKKRSTLEIYENYEQAMKSAGFEFLFTCADKACGVPGVADPLLSYRWACFEQRHATGKLARPEGDIFVNLHVCKGINKTFLGIVESKPMETGLVKVDANALANEIDRTGHASIYGIYFDTDKTDVKPESEQALGEIAQLMKNRPDLKLFVVGHTDSVGNLDYNKDLSIRRARAVVEVLAGKYDIPRSRLRGEGVGPLAPVLANTSDGGRAKNRRVELVKQ
- a CDS encoding SGNH/GDSL hydrolase family protein, whose translation is MINDATYVAFGDSITEGYGVARGFVSYLAQFLKEADSHHTWKVINRGMSGETSREALCRLETDVLAQKPDLVTINFGVNDAFSGISPAAFKDILGRMILPIREAGCPMVVLLSSEVIPEPWAERQVGPYWDAMRAVAGECGVVYADVNGRWRQELEKGRPEEELILRGDLHPNEAGHRLIAETVFEAMTASGLIEGSV